The proteins below are encoded in one region of Brassica napus cultivar Da-Ae unplaced genomic scaffold, Da-Ae ScsIHWf_2614;HRSCAF=3363, whole genome shotgun sequence:
- the LOC125601569 gene encoding protein Brevis radix-like 1 isoform X2, translated as MFTCINCTKTSDRDDEDEDGARGSTTPNTKEAVKSLTTQIKDMASKFSGASKQSKPPSGSSSSNLRRELRKYPDFDAASDSVPYPYMGGGSTSSTPAWDFTSSSHHQGGRADSKFTSMYGGERESISAQSCDVVLEDDEPKEWMAQVEPGVHITFVSLPSGGNDLKRIRFSREVFDKWQAQRWWGENYDRIVELYNVQRFNRQALQTPGRSEDQSQRDSTYTRIESARESRDWTPRHNYRPPGGSSIPHHFYGPPMDAARITTSSRDDPPSVSNASEMQAEWVEEDEPGVHITIRQLPDGTRELRRVRFSRERFGEVHAKTWWEQNRDRIQTQYL; from the exons ATGTTTACTTGCATAAACTGTACAAAAACATCAGACAGAGACGATGAGGATGAAGATGGAGCGCGTGGGAGCACCACTCCCAACACTAAAGAAGCCGTTAAAAGCCTAACTACACAG ATCAAAGATATGGCGTCGAAGTTCTCTGGTGCTTCTAAACAATCCAAGCCACCCTCTGGCTCCTCAAGCAGCAACTTGAGGAGAGAGCTGAGGAAGTATCCGGATTTCGACGCTGCATCAGATAGTGTTCCATACCCTTATATGGGAGGTGGAAGCACAAGTTCTACTCCTGCTTGGGACTTCACAAGCTCCTCTCATCATCAAGGAGGACGGGCAGACTCAAAATTCACATCAATGTATGGTGGTGAACGCGAATCCATATCTGCTCAGTCTTGTGATGTGGTGCTAGAAGATGATGAGCCAAAGGAGTGGATGGCTCAAGTAGAGCCTGGTGTTCACATTACATTCGTCTCACTTCCCAGTGGAGGAAATGATCTTAAACGGATACGTTTCAG CCGGGAGGTATTTGACAAGTGGCAGGCTCAGAGGTGGTGGGGTGAGAACTACGACAgaatagttgagctttacaatGTTCAGAGATTTAACCGGCAAGCCCTTCAAACCCCTGGTAGATCTGAAGATCAG TCACAGAGAGATTCAACTTATACAAGAATAGAATCAGCAAGAGAAAGCAGAGACTGGACTCCAAGACACAACTACAGACCTCCAGGAGGAAGCAGCATCCCACATCACTTTTACGGACCACCAATGGACGCAGCAAGAATCACCACTTCATCTAGGGACGACCCGCCTTCCGTCAGTAACGCTAGTGAAATGCAAGCAGAATGGGTCGAAGAAGACGAGCCTGGGGTTCACATTACCATTAGACAGTTACCTGATGGAACCAGAGAGTTACGCCGTGTCAGATTCAG TCGGGAACGGTTTGGGGAAGTGCATGCTAAGACATGGTGGGAGCAGAACAGAGACAGAATACAAACACAATACCTCTAA
- the LOC125601569 gene encoding protein Brevis radix-like 1 isoform X1, producing the protein MAEDFIDCLLHVLSKNIQCGGPGTMLCAYDFTLVHFLGMNAMQIKDMASKFSGASKQSKPPSGSSSSNLRRELRKYPDFDAASDSVPYPYMGGGSTSSTPAWDFTSSSHHQGGRADSKFTSMYGGERESISAQSCDVVLEDDEPKEWMAQVEPGVHITFVSLPSGGNDLKRIRFSREVFDKWQAQRWWGENYDRIVELYNVQRFNRQALQTPGRSEDQSQRDSTYTRIESARESRDWTPRHNYRPPGGSSIPHHFYGPPMDAARITTSSRDDPPSVSNASEMQAEWVEEDEPGVHITIRQLPDGTRELRRVRFSRERFGEVHAKTWWEQNRDRIQTQYL; encoded by the exons ATGGCAGAAGACTTTATTGACTGTTTGTTACATGTTCTGTCCAAAAATATTCAATGTGGTGGTCCTGGTACTATGTTATGTGCTTATGATTTTACTTTAGTTCACTTCTTGGGTATGAATGCTATGCAGATCAAAGATATGGCGTCGAAGTTCTCTGGTGCTTCTAAACAATCCAAGCCACCCTCTGGCTCCTCAAGCAGCAACTTGAGGAGAGAGCTGAGGAAGTATCCGGATTTCGACGCTGCATCAGATAGTGTTCCATACCCTTATATGGGAGGTGGAAGCACAAGTTCTACTCCTGCTTGGGACTTCACAAGCTCCTCTCATCATCAAGGAGGACGGGCAGACTCAAAATTCACATCAATGTATGGTGGTGAACGCGAATCCATATCTGCTCAGTCTTGTGATGTGGTGCTAGAAGATGATGAGCCAAAGGAGTGGATGGCTCAAGTAGAGCCTGGTGTTCACATTACATTCGTCTCACTTCCCAGTGGAGGAAATGATCTTAAACGGATACGTTTCAG CCGGGAGGTATTTGACAAGTGGCAGGCTCAGAGGTGGTGGGGTGAGAACTACGACAgaatagttgagctttacaatGTTCAGAGATTTAACCGGCAAGCCCTTCAAACCCCTGGTAGATCTGAAGATCAG TCACAGAGAGATTCAACTTATACAAGAATAGAATCAGCAAGAGAAAGCAGAGACTGGACTCCAAGACACAACTACAGACCTCCAGGAGGAAGCAGCATCCCACATCACTTTTACGGACCACCAATGGACGCAGCAAGAATCACCACTTCATCTAGGGACGACCCGCCTTCCGTCAGTAACGCTAGTGAAATGCAAGCAGAATGGGTCGAAGAAGACGAGCCTGGGGTTCACATTACCATTAGACAGTTACCTGATGGAACCAGAGAGTTACGCCGTGTCAGATTCAG TCGGGAACGGTTTGGGGAAGTGCATGCTAAGACATGGTGGGAGCAGAACAGAGACAGAATACAAACACAATACCTCTAA